Proteins co-encoded in one Chloroflexota bacterium genomic window:
- a CDS encoding PQQ-binding-like beta-propeller repeat protein — MKGRALRRMALVVLAAVSLAGFVTPDAKSQSADFPVAGGWFFTQTGGDTPDPLDGYAVLDDSDALFWTAFRQFGGIQSVGYPVSRRFRWDGFVTQVFQKAAFQWRADTARVEFINVFDDLNRLGFDDALESRLIPPQEQFDEEGLSFDEISERRIALMDAEPALRASYESVADPLRWFGLPQSRVREYGDGLLRTIRLQRAVLQLWTEDVPWADAGAVTVANGGEEAKALGLWPENAVLPGQPPEIATERAVEGHSGDGDSRLLWEYPLPEHNYPHSHYRVVIDEGVAIVRLGDSEIRALDVRSGQLLWGVADPGVRSNFKYEISSGVVYLRKYSEPRPANGRPTPITEVMALDLRTGEKFWHFREISSQWFQRIHIWQNILVIAAYPRIGLDLATGRKLWEARTPGFTKRPSDGVWLSEHLGLVTAIDLTSGATVWQKQFSGLRQLQGPSAGNVVAESGDSIVAFSAKTGEPSWSFRFPGMDVRIHFLFEGVAVVHTFEPHIPGTYPTFPHPEGFCVLEMGSGNVLWCEDLEGYSARIWPGVGGLRLESGNRVVLVEAGSGMELWTRDTEPGSVRRGPQFIRRANIIYEVPDGEVAAFDGDLSSRLWQYSWTWDDDPDKLSDDPLLMTAADNIVIIWTGSGLAAVGIR, encoded by the coding sequence ATGAAGGGTCGTGCACTTCGCCGGATGGCACTGGTGGTTCTGGCCGCTGTGTCGCTGGCCGGGTTCGTGACCCCTGATGCCAAGTCACAATCGGCCGATTTTCCGGTCGCCGGCGGGTGGTTCTTCACGCAAACCGGCGGGGATACCCCCGATCCGCTGGACGGTTATGCGGTTCTCGATGATTCGGATGCGCTCTTTTGGACCGCGTTTCGCCAATTCGGCGGGATCCAGTCGGTGGGTTATCCGGTCTCGCGCCGCTTCCGGTGGGACGGATTCGTCACCCAGGTATTTCAAAAGGCGGCTTTTCAGTGGAGGGCCGACACCGCAAGAGTCGAATTCATCAACGTGTTCGACGACCTGAATCGGCTGGGATTCGACGATGCGCTCGAATCCCGATTGATTCCACCCCAAGAGCAGTTCGATGAAGAGGGGCTTTCATTCGACGAAATATCAGAGCGCCGCATCGCATTGATGGACGCCGAACCGGCCCTGCGCGCCAGCTACGAAAGCGTGGCCGACCCCCTTCGCTGGTTCGGGCTTCCTCAGTCCCGGGTGCGCGAATACGGCGACGGTCTGCTGCGCACGATCCGTCTGCAAAGGGCGGTCTTGCAGCTCTGGACCGAAGATGTGCCCTGGGCCGACGCGGGCGCGGTGACGGTCGCCAACGGTGGGGAAGAAGCAAAAGCATTGGGGTTGTGGCCGGAGAACGCCGTTCTACCCGGGCAACCACCCGAAATCGCGACCGAACGCGCGGTCGAGGGTCATTCAGGCGACGGAGATTCAAGACTCCTTTGGGAATATCCTCTGCCCGAGCACAACTACCCGCACTCACATTACCGAGTGGTGATCGACGAAGGCGTGGCGATTGTTCGCCTAGGCGACTCGGAGATTCGCGCCCTGGACGTTCGGAGCGGGCAACTCCTTTGGGGAGTCGCCGACCCTGGGGTGCGATCGAACTTCAAGTACGAGATTTCCAGCGGTGTGGTTTACCTGCGCAAATACAGCGAACCCCGACCGGCCAACGGGAGGCCGACGCCGATAACCGAGGTGATGGCTTTGGACCTTCGGACCGGTGAAAAGTTCTGGCACTTCCGAGAAATCTCCAGTCAGTGGTTCCAGCGGATTCATATCTGGCAGAACATCCTTGTCATCGCGGCATATCCGCGCATCGGATTGGATTTGGCGACGGGCAGGAAGTTATGGGAGGCCCGGACGCCCGGGTTCACGAAACGGCCCTCGGACGGCGTCTGGTTGTCCGAGCACCTCGGCCTCGTGACCGCGATTGACCTGACCAGCGGGGCCACGGTCTGGCAAAAGCAGTTTTCCGGTTTGCGTCAGCTGCAAGGACCAAGCGCCGGAAACGTGGTCGCCGAATCAGGTGATTCGATCGTGGCGTTTAGCGCCAAAACGGGGGAGCCGAGCTGGTCGTTCCGGTTTCCCGGAATGGATGTGAGGATTCACTTCCTGTTCGAAGGCGTCGCCGTGGTCCACACCTTTGAGCCACACATCCCCGGCACGTATCCGACCTTTCCCCATCCGGAGGGCTTCTGCGTCCTCGAAATGGGCTCGGGGAACGTTCTTTGGTGCGAAGACCTCGAAGGGTATTCCGCGCGCATCTGGCCAGGAGTGGGGGGATTGCGACTTGAATCGGGGAACCGAGTCGTCCTGGTCGAAGCCGGCTCGGGGATGGAATTGTGGACCAGGGACACGGAACCGGGCAGCGTTCGACGCGGTCCTCAATTCATCCGCCGGGCGAACATCATCTACGAAGTGCCTGACGGCGAGGTCGCCGCATTCGACGGCGATTTATCTTCCCGGCTTTGGCAATACTCATGGACTTGGGACGATGACCCCGACAAGTTGAGTGATGATCCTCTACTGATGACGGCAGCTGACAACATCGTGATCATTTGGACCGGTTCCGGGCTGGCCGCGGTAGGGATCCGCTAG